The genomic segment AGTGTTATTTTTGCTTTACGTCATATTGGTACTGATGAGTCATTTAGACTGATTTTTAAGGCTTTTTTGAATGTGGATATTTCAGTTACTACACCCGAAGCTGGTGTTATTGATATCTCTTTAAAAGGGGCAATAAAGACAAACTTTACTACATTTATTTCTCCTAGCACTGCAAAAGGTAAACGGCCTAAAAAGATACTAATTAGAGAAAAGAAAAAAGGATACGCTGCATCTAAAAAGGCTTTGGTATTTAACTCACTTCCCAAGGGCTATGATCATTCAATTTATGCTTTTATAAAGGGGATTATTCCTATTGGTAGGGTTCTTAAAATCAATAATGAAGATGGTGCAAATATTATAACTTTTAACAATTAAGGAGGCTTTATGGCTGAGGGTCAAGAAAAATTATTAATTGATGAGGAAGAAACAGTTCAAATTAAAGATTTGAATAAGGTTACGACCGTTAATAATAACGATCTTTTACTGCTTGATGATGGAGTTGCAAGTAGCAATGCTATTACTTTTAAAAACTTCTTAAAAACCGTTAAATACCAAACATTTGAAGGTAAAGGACTAGGCGAGTTTAAAGAGATAATTAAGTCTACAATCGCCGAAGAACTTGCAGCTGATGAAAAGTTTGTAGAAAAAATTTACGCTAACATAATTGACAAACTAATTGGCAATAATTCTGATAAGCTTTCTAGCCTTTTTAGTAAAATTAAATCACGCCTTACAGATAGCATATCATCAGCTACCCTATCTAGAAGTGATGATCTTTTAATAATGTCTTCTTCAAGAATTCAAAAAACACCTGTTCCTAAACAATTACTAGGCGTACCATACGATTTTAATTGTGACCGCGTATCAACTGACGGCACTAGGATTTATCCGTCTGACTACAAAAACCAAGCGATAACTGTTGATATGGACCACTATAGCGATGTAAATCTTATCTTTTACAAATATAATGATGATGAGCCTATTTACCTTGATATTGAGATTAACTTAGAATACACAAGGAGGCAGAGAAGTGCCGGTGAATCATTATATTTAAGATATTCCGACGAAAGTGAAAAAAATATGGTTTATCTGCATATGGACGCTCCTGCAATATCTCTTAAGTTTCCCATGTACAAAGGATGGTATATACAAAAAAGAACCTATAGATCGGGGAATCCGGTTCCAGATCTTTTTAAACTGTAAACTTTTTAGCAAAAATTATAATTTTGGTATATAATGTATATACAAATAAAAAATTAAAATGAGGGATTAAAAATGGATATTAAAATAACAGAACTTCTTATTAATCTAAATGAAATAAAACTCATAGCCGTAATGATTTTTGTAACAGTACTGGTTCTAGGGGTACTAATTCTTTTAAAACCGTTATTAAAAGACATATTATCTATAGTAATAGGTAAGTTTTTTAGAAATGGAAATGGCAATACTAATGGTAAAAAACGGGATTAATTTATGAAATTATCTAAAGATAATGTTGAGCTTGGACTTAAGTCTTTATCAAACCTGATTGATATATTTTCTAAATTTGAAGATGAATTTGATGAGGCTGCACATAAAGGATTCTTTTTGGTTTATGAGCTATATTCTCATTACAAATTAATCTATACAGCAAATATGGAAAGACTTGAGAGTGCATTAACTCCAACAATAACTAAAATACTCGCTCCAATAAATGAGAAAATCAATCAATGCATTGATCTAGTTAATTCTGATGAAAAAAATCTAAAAATATCTAATGATCTGAAATTCAATCAGGAAGGAAAACCTATCTATCAAGAGAGAAACACATAATGCAAAATAACACTATTGGCTTAGGGCTTAATTTACTATCAAGCTTAACTAACATAGCTAAAACTGATACAAACATAGATCATAACTACATTAATACTTTTAGCAAGGTAATAGATTTTTTCTACAAAACATATATGAGCACACTAAAATCTATGGAAACAGCCGAATCAACAAAAATATTAGAAGAAATACAAGACATATTAAAATACAATATTGAGATAATAGAGGCTATTTCTAATAATAAAAGTAATAAAATTATCTCCTCATTAAAAGCAAAACGCAATAAAATCATGAGGGAATATATTAATATCCTTAAAAGGGGTGAAAATGCTTAAACTAGTAAACTACTTGTTACTTTCTTTACTACTATGTTGCAATACTATTGCTAGTTTACCAGATGAACCAAAACCACCAATTATTCAAACACTCGGCTCTTTAGCTAAATATGAGGCAAAATTATCAGATTATGTTATGTACCTTATAACATTCTTAGCTAAAACAAAAGTAAAAGTTAATGACCCAAATTATCCAGAATATACTTTTCCAGACTTATCAATACTAAAAGATGAACACTCCATAACTTCAATCAAACATAATATCAAAATACTTTTGGAGTACATTCAAAAAACAAAACCCATAGCACAAAAAGTCTATAATCAATATTCCCTAGTTAAAAATGTAAATTACAAATAAGTTGTTCTTGCAAGAACTTATACTTTATATGTAAAAATATCTAAAGCTAACTAAAATGGTGTATAATAGGCTATAAAGGGAAAATATTATGAAACCAGCACTACCAAATATTGCAAGTATAACTGAAGAACAAATATACAATGAATTTATAAGATTGGGAATGGAACAACTAATAGCTCAAGATTTATCTAAAAGATACTATCATAATGAACTTACATATAGAGATTTAGAAAATTTAGAAAAACAATTTGGGATAAAGTTTGATAATCTTATTTATAAGATAGACACTGTAGAGAAGAATTTACAAAAGGATATATTCAATTTAGATACTAAGATAGACACTGTAGAGAAGACTTTACAAAAGGATATATTCAATTTAGATACTAAGATAGACACTGTAGAGAAAAATTTACGTAAAGATATGGAAATTAATAATCAACTATTATTAGAAAAAATGGAAAGTAATAACCAACTATTATTAGAAAAAATGGAAAGCAATAATAATGTATTATCAGAAAAACTCAAAGTGAGCAATAGAATAATAACTATTGTGACAATAGTAGTAGTCCCTATTGCTATATCCATCATAACCACTGTTGCTGTATCGCTAATCACGCGGTTTTTCAAATAGCAATTATAAATAATCCTCAAAATATAATTTATCATTTCCAAACAATCCCCTTAAACCCCACAATATTTCTCAAAATAGGGTCTATAATTACAAGAATATTTTTTATTACTTGATGTATTGTACTGAAGATAAAAAAAGGAGTAATAATGAAAATTATAAATATATTATTTTGTTTGTTTTTAATTATGCTAAATGGCTGTAATTCTAATAATAATGAAACTTTAAATAAAAATAATATGCAGCAAGAAAAAAGTAGAAAAAAACGTGATTTAGATACACAAGAGCCTCAAGAAGAAAAAGAAAAAATCACTCTAACTTCCGAAGAAGAAAAAAAGTTTAATTCATTAACAAATGCTTTTAAATACACAATTGAAAAATTATCCGATCAAATAAACGGGTACAATGATGGGAACAAGAATAAATGTAATGATTTCTTTGATTGGCTTT from the Borreliella afzelii genome contains:
- a CDS encoding DUF685 domain-containing protein, yielding MAEGQEKLLIDEEETVQIKDLNKVTTVNNNDLLLLDDGVASSNAITFKNFLKTVKYQTFEGKGLGEFKEIIKSTIAEELAADEKFVEKIYANIIDKLIGNNSDKLSSLFSKIKSRLTDSISSATLSRSDDLLIMSSSRIQKTPVPKQLLGVPYDFNCDRVSTDGTRIYPSDYKNQAITVDMDHYSDVNLIFYKYNDDEPIYLDIEINLEYTRRQRSAGESLYLRYSDESEKNMVYLHMDAPAISLKFPMYKGWYIQKRTYRSGNPVPDLFKL
- the bdr gene encoding Bdr family repetitive protein, whose protein sequence is MKPALPNIASITEEQIYNEFIRLGMEQLIAQDLSKRYYHNELTYRDLENLEKQFGIKFDNLIYKIDTVEKNLQKDIFNLDTKIDTVEKTLQKDIFNLDTKIDTVEKNLRKDMEINNQLLLEKMESNNQLLLEKMESNNNVLSEKLKVSNRIITIVTIVVVPIAISIITTVAVSLITRFFK
- a CDS encoding BlyA family holin produces the protein MDIKITELLINLNEIKLIAVMIFVTVLVLGVLILLKPLLKDILSIVIGKFFRNGNGNTNGKKRD
- a CDS encoding BlyB family putative holin accessory protein, which codes for MQNNTIGLGLNLLSSLTNIAKTDTNIDHNYINTFSKVIDFFYKTYMSTLKSMETAESTKILEEIQDILKYNIEIIEAISNNKSNKIISSLKAKRNKIMREYINILKRGENA
- a CDS encoding BlyB family putative holin accessory protein gives rise to the protein MKLSKDNVELGLKSLSNLIDIFSKFEDEFDEAAHKGFFLVYELYSHYKLIYTANMERLESALTPTITKILAPINEKINQCIDLVNSDEKNLKISNDLKFNQEGKPIYQERNT
- a CDS encoding DUF735 family protein — its product is SVIFALRHIGTDESFRLIFKAFLNVDISVTTPEAGVIDISLKGAIKTNFTTFISPSTAKGKRPKKILIREKKKGYAASKKALVFNSLPKGYDHSIYAFIKGIIPIGRVLKINNEDGANIITFNN
- a CDS encoding BBA14 family lipoprotein, with amino-acid sequence MLKLVNYLLLSLLLCCNTIASLPDEPKPPIIQTLGSLAKYEAKLSDYVMYLITFLAKTKVKVNDPNYPEYTFPDLSILKDEHSITSIKHNIKILLEYIQKTKPIAQKVYNQYSLVKNVNYK